A single genomic interval of Persephonella atlantica harbors:
- the thiO gene encoding glycine oxidase ThiO has translation MKGIIIGGGIIGLSIARELRKNGYEVTVIEIYRVGRGASWSAGGMLAPQSEGLNPGTFLDFCLESRDMYETFVRSIQRETEIDVGYWKCGILCPAFSEEEEEELKERIKRYADMGLEGKWIDRDTLEGFYNSLGKDIRGGALFPEDAQVDNRLLMVALEKYARSRGIQLLEFTEASEIIEENGRFVAVQTKKGIVEGDFCVITAGAWSDHFIKSHVFPIKGEMAAIDITKRDIDRVIFGSRAYLIPRKDYKRLVIGATEEMVGFADGNTVKGLMHLFRGLEDTLPYLINRNVQETWFGYRPATPDLLPVLGKTEIENLYIATGHYRNGILLAPITAKVMFELIDKGVESHYLKEFSINRFNNG, from the coding sequence ATGAAAGGAATAATAATAGGTGGCGGGATAATAGGTCTTTCAATAGCAAGAGAACTAAGGAAAAATGGGTATGAAGTTACGGTAATTGAGATTTACCGTGTTGGAAGAGGAGCTTCATGGAGTGCCGGTGGTATGCTTGCTCCCCAGTCAGAAGGATTAAATCCTGGTACTTTCCTTGATTTCTGTCTTGAAAGCAGAGATATGTATGAAACTTTTGTCCGTTCTATTCAGAGAGAGACAGAAATAGATGTTGGATACTGGAAGTGTGGAATACTCTGTCCTGCCTTTTCTGAAGAAGAAGAGGAAGAGCTAAAAGAGAGAATAAAGAGATATGCAGATATGGGGCTGGAAGGAAAATGGATTGACAGAGATACATTGGAAGGTTTCTACAACTCTTTAGGAAAAGACATAAGAGGAGGAGCTCTCTTTCCAGAAGATGCTCAGGTTGACAACAGACTTCTTATGGTTGCCCTTGAGAAGTACGCCAGAAGTAGAGGGATTCAGCTTCTTGAATTTACAGAAGCATCTGAGATTATAGAGGAAAACGGCAGGTTTGTTGCTGTTCAGACAAAAAAAGGAATTGTTGAAGGGGATTTCTGTGTAATAACAGCAGGTGCATGGTCTGATCATTTTATAAAAAGTCATGTATTTCCTATAAAAGGAGAGATGGCAGCGATAGACATCACAAAAAGGGATATTGACAGGGTAATCTTTGGTTCAAGGGCTTACCTTATACCACGGAAAGACTACAAAAGGCTTGTAATTGGAGCAACTGAAGAGATGGTAGGGTTCGCAGATGGGAATACAGTAAAAGGACTGATGCATCTCTTCAGAGGTCTTGAAGATACTCTTCCCTATCTAATTAACAGGAATGTTCAGGAAACATGGTTTGGTTATAGGCCTGCCACACCTGACCTTTTGCCTGTTCTTGGTAAAACAGAGATTGAAAACCTTTATATTGCTACTGGACATTACCGGAACGGTATTTTGCTTGCTCCAATAACAGCGAAAGTAATGTTTGAACTTATAGATAAAGGCGTTGAAAGCCACTACCTGAAAGAATTTTCCATAAACAGGTTCAACAATGGGTAG
- a CDS encoding SDR family NAD(P)-dependent oxidoreductase, with amino-acid sequence MSIKGKNILITGSGRRIGKYLAYSLAKEGGNIVLHYRSSEKEVNQLEEKIKETGANVIKIKADLENIEEIKKLISESIGRFGGIDVLINNASIYYPTKLYEAKEEDLDRFYAVHVKAPFFLSRELGKIMYEKRWGRIINIADYSALRPYRDFTPYSISKGAMLTMTRAFAKELAPYVLVNAVLPGPIIPAEDLEDTDKPLEKTVLKKWGGEIEVYKAVKYLIETEFTTGAFIPVEGGRLIC; translated from the coding sequence ATGAGTATAAAAGGAAAAAATATTCTTATAACCGGCAGCGGCAGAAGGATAGGTAAGTATCTGGCCTACTCTCTTGCAAAAGAAGGAGGTAACATTGTCCTCCATTACCGTTCTTCAGAGAAAGAGGTAAATCAGTTAGAAGAGAAGATAAAGGAAACTGGCGCAAATGTAATCAAGATAAAAGCAGATCTTGAAAATATAGAAGAAATCAAAAAGCTGATTTCTGAAAGCATTGGAAGATTTGGTGGGATAGATGTCCTTATAAACAATGCATCTATATACTATCCAACAAAGCTGTATGAAGCAAAAGAAGAGGACCTTGACAGGTTTTACGCAGTACATGTAAAAGCTCCATTTTTTCTCTCCAGAGAGCTTGGTAAAATTATGTATGAAAAAAGGTGGGGAAGGATAATAAACATAGCAGATTACAGTGCCCTCAGACCTTACAGGGACTTTACCCCATATTCTATATCAAAGGGAGCAATGCTTACGATGACAAGGGCATTTGCAAAGGAACTTGCTCCGTACGTTCTTGTAAATGCTGTCCTTCCAGGTCCTATAATTCCTGCAGAGGATCTTGAGGATACTGACAAACCTCTGGAAAAGACTGTTCTAAAAAAGTGGGGAGGAGAAATAGAGGTTTACAAAGCTGTAAAATACCTTATAGAAACTGAGTTTACAACAGGAGCTTTTATTCCTGTAGAAGGAGGAAGACTGATTTGCTGA
- a CDS encoding MBL fold metallo-hydrolase, which translates to MLNDSLTFLGTGGGRVVVFRQIRHSGGMWLNIDGVNILIDPGPGSLVRIFERGFDTRDIDVIVVSHRHLDHCADLNSVVESASESKKNPKDMLVCPSDVVEGEDPILLKYLRKALREYKYIGENVEIPYKNIKILGTVKHIHQGAETYGIEFHSKNKKVIYVPCGRFYEGMLEGYSENADLMVFNTTFPVKTEGYYHLSAQDVEVMLHRYKPKKAVITHFSIAMLKADPEKIAARLSRKTGLPVIAAYDGMRIDF; encoded by the coding sequence TTGCTGAATGATAGTCTAACATTTTTAGGAACTGGAGGGGGAAGAGTAGTAGTATTCAGACAGATAAGACACTCAGGGGGAATGTGGCTTAATATAGATGGAGTAAACATACTTATAGATCCGGGACCAGGCAGTCTTGTCAGAATTTTTGAAAGGGGATTTGATACAAGAGATATTGATGTTATTGTTGTTTCCCACAGACATCTTGACCACTGTGCAGATCTTAACTCTGTCGTTGAGTCTGCGTCAGAAAGTAAGAAAAATCCTAAAGATATGCTTGTATGTCCATCAGATGTTGTTGAAGGGGAAGACCCTATTCTCCTGAAATATCTAAGGAAAGCTTTAAGGGAATATAAATATATAGGGGAAAATGTGGAAATCCCATACAAAAATATAAAGATTTTAGGAACAGTTAAACATATTCATCAGGGAGCCGAAACCTATGGAATAGAGTTCCATTCAAAAAACAAAAAGGTTATTTACGTTCCCTGTGGCAGATTTTACGAAGGAATGCTTGAGGGCTACTCAGAAAATGCAGACCTTATGGTTTTTAATACCACTTTCCCTGTCAAGACAGAAGGCTACTATCATCTGTCTGCCCAGGATGTGGAAGTTATGTTACACAGGTACAAACCTAAAAAAGCTGTGATCACCCACTTCAGTATTGCCATGCTTAAAGCAGATCCAGAGAAGATAGCAGCAAGACTTTCAAGGAAGACAGGGCTTCCTGTAATTGCAGCTTACGATGGAATGAGAATTGATTTTTAG
- a CDS encoding pyridoxal phosphate-dependent aminotransferase, with protein MGRLDSVRPFIVMDIVREASRYEDTVHFEIGEPDLQPPPLVWEYAEKAVKDRLNHYTQSLGLQQLREKISEHYYYRYNLEIDPSRIVITVGTSGAFLIAYSILLDRRDRIALPDPSYPCYKNFAHLLDVQPVLVPAGKDTDYQLTARKLSEQKDIKAVHISSPSNPVGNIYSRKVLQEIAEYCEQNNIYLISDEIYHGLVYEGEEDTALKFSDKAIVINGFSKYFCMPGFRLGWMILPPQLVRKAEIVMQNVFISPPTISQYAALGAFDYDHLQKNKKIFEERRNFLYKELEEIFQIDAKPQGAFYIWVNIEKYSDNSFLFSKQLLEDIHVAVTPGIDFGKNETEKYIRFAYTKDVEHMKEGLERLKNYLL; from the coding sequence ATGGGTAGGTTGGACTCTGTCAGGCCTTTTATTGTTATGGATATTGTGAGAGAGGCTTCCCGTTATGAAGATACTGTTCATTTTGAGATAGGAGAACCAGACCTTCAACCTCCACCCCTTGTATGGGAATATGCTGAAAAGGCAGTAAAAGACCGACTTAACCATTATACACAGAGCCTTGGTCTTCAACAACTTAGAGAAAAAATATCAGAGCATTATTACTACAGATACAATCTTGAGATAGACCCCTCAAGAATAGTGATAACAGTAGGAACATCAGGTGCTTTTCTTATTGCCTACTCTATACTGCTGGACAGGAGAGACCGTATTGCTCTTCCTGACCCTTCATATCCCTGTTATAAAAATTTTGCCCATCTGCTGGATGTCCAGCCTGTTTTGGTTCCGGCAGGTAAAGACACAGATTACCAGCTAACTGCCCGTAAACTATCTGAACAAAAGGATATTAAGGCTGTCCATATATCTTCTCCATCAAACCCTGTTGGAAACATCTACTCAAGAAAAGTATTACAGGAGATAGCAGAATACTGTGAACAGAATAACATATATCTGATATCTGATGAAATTTATCACGGTCTTGTGTACGAAGGTGAGGAAGATACAGCCCTTAAGTTTTCAGATAAAGCAATAGTTATAAATGGTTTTTCTAAATATTTCTGCATGCCGGGATTCAGGCTTGGATGGATGATTCTTCCTCCACAGCTTGTAAGAAAAGCTGAGATTGTTATGCAGAATGTTTTTATTTCCCCGCCTACAATCAGTCAGTATGCTGCCCTTGGAGCATTTGATTACGACCATCTGCAAAAAAATAAAAAAATATTTGAAGAAAGAAGGAACTTCCTGTATAAGGAACTGGAAGAGATATTCCAGATAGATGCAAAACCTCAAGGGGCATTTTATATCTGGGTTAACATAGAAAAATATTCAGACAACTCATTCCTTTTTTCTAAACAACTACTTGAAGATATCCATGTGGCTGTAACACCGGGAATTGATTTTGGAAAGAATGAAACAGAAAAATATATAAGGTTTGCATACACAAAGGATGTAGAACATATGAAGGAGGGACTGGAAAGACTAAAAAATTATCTTCTTTAA